Proteins co-encoded in one Capillibacterium thermochitinicola genomic window:
- a CDS encoding response regulator, whose protein sequence is MSSEAETLSILVVDDEYLVRVGIRQTINWEAYNFQIIGEASNGEEGLAIAKAQKPDIVITDIRMPFMDGLEFMAKLREAGLTSKIIVLSGYDEFDYARTALKFGASNYLLKPIENQQLIETVLQVGKAIREERAKNMEYNRLKKELPTLQKQFLLDLLQGRLTEEEKINEKINFLRIPLGTQALIIVVLRVDDVHLLIQTRSAKKLTAVMEEINRLFEQQVMGTEGYRGLLLDTEAGELVAILELPERTADQVAKLKEVLKKFIGFLPTQQEFDLTVSIGISAPFQGAVGMHDGYQEALTSANTKFVPGTNSVTYIEDEGVQDCHSVVKAAVAYLKKNYRQNITVEMAARELLVSPSYLMHLFKEELGKTFVECLTEYRIEKAKELLKENKYRVYEVCTEVGYQDPKYFSQLFKKVTGLSPSDYAKLG, encoded by the coding sequence GTGAGCAGTGAAGCGGAGACCCTGAGTATTTTGGTGGTTGACGATGAGTACTTGGTCCGCGTTGGGATCCGGCAGACCATCAACTGGGAAGCTTATAATTTCCAGATTATCGGTGAAGCCAGTAACGGCGAGGAAGGGCTGGCGATTGCCAAAGCGCAAAAACCGGATATTGTTATTACCGATATCCGGATGCCGTTTATGGATGGTTTGGAGTTCATGGCGAAACTACGGGAAGCCGGCTTGACTTCGAAGATAATTGTGCTCAGCGGTTATGATGAATTTGACTACGCCCGGACGGCCTTGAAGTTTGGCGCTTCCAATTACCTCCTCAAGCCCATTGAAAATCAACAACTAATCGAAACCGTCCTGCAGGTTGGCAAGGCGATCCGGGAGGAACGGGCGAAAAACATGGAATATAACCGGCTCAAGAAGGAGTTGCCTACGCTTCAAAAGCAGTTCCTCCTTGATTTGCTTCAAGGGCGCTTGACCGAGGAAGAAAAGATCAACGAAAAAATTAATTTTTTGCGGATCCCCCTCGGCACCCAGGCGTTGATCATTGTAGTTTTAAGGGTGGACGATGTTCATTTACTGATCCAAACCCGGTCGGCGAAAAAGCTGACGGCGGTAATGGAAGAGATTAACCGCCTCTTTGAGCAGCAGGTGATGGGAACAGAAGGTTACCGGGGGCTGCTTTTAGACACGGAAGCAGGCGAGTTGGTCGCCATTTTGGAGCTTCCGGAGCGCACCGCAGATCAGGTTGCCAAGCTGAAGGAAGTGTTAAAGAAATTTATCGGTTTCCTCCCTACCCAGCAGGAGTTTGATCTGACGGTCTCCATTGGGATCAGCGCTCCGTTTCAGGGCGCCGTTGGGATGCACGACGGTTACCAGGAGGCCTTAACGAGTGCCAATACCAAATTTGTGCCCGGGACCAATAGTGTAACCTATATTGAAGACGAGGGGGTCCAAGATTGCCACAGTGTGGTTAAAGCCGCCGTGGCTTACCTCAAGAAAAACTACCGGCAAAATATTACCGTGGAGATGGCGGCCAGAGAGCTTTTGGTCAGTCCTTCTTACTTGATGCACCTGTTTAAAGAAGAATTGGGAAAGACTTTTGTTGAATGTCTAACGGAATACCGTATTGAGAAGGCAAAAGAGTTGTTGAAAGAAAACAAGTACCGGGTTTATGAGGTCTGCACGGAAGTGGGTTATCAAGACCCGAAATATTTCAGCCAGTTGTTTAAAAAAGTCACCGGGTTAAGCCCGAGTGACTATGCAAAGTTAGGGTAG
- a CDS encoding flavodoxin domain-containing protein — protein sequence MSKTVVLYQSKYGATKKYAQWLAEALACDLVETKKANIAQIESYDVIVLGGGVYASGILGFSFLKKYFPRLKTKKIAVFAVGASPYDEKMINAFRTQKFKGEMARIPFYYLRGAWNEEKMTWLDRKLCGMLKKMVAKKDPATYEPWEAALMEANGNYDWTNKEALTPIIDWARQEKPQ from the coding sequence ATGAGTAAGACAGTTGTTTTGTACCAAAGCAAATACGGAGCTACCAAAAAATACGCCCAATGGTTGGCGGAAGCGTTGGCGTGTGATCTGGTGGAGACAAAAAAAGCCAACATTGCGCAGATTGAATCCTACGACGTGATTGTTCTGGGTGGCGGGGTTTATGCTTCCGGAATCCTTGGTTTCTCTTTTCTGAAAAAATATTTCCCAAGGCTTAAGACGAAGAAAATCGCCGTCTTTGCCGTCGGGGCCTCCCCGTATGACGAAAAGATGATCAACGCCTTTCGGACACAGAAATTTAAGGGTGAGATGGCGCGGATCCCCTTTTACTACTTACGGGGAGCCTGGAATGAGGAGAAGATGACCTGGCTGGACCGGAAGTTGTGTGGGATGTTAAAGAAGATGGTTGCCAAGAAGGATCCCGCCACATACGAACCGTGGGAGGCGGCCTTGATGGAAGCCAATGGGAACTACGACTGGACGAACAAGGAAGCCCTTACCCCCATCATCGACTGGGCGCGGCAGGAAAAACCACAATAG
- a CDS encoding tetratricopeptide repeat protein, with protein sequence MKKRIAVIFLAFIIFIFATVIRAGDYKDTYVRLLKAGKYDELLKHLTEWEQVDPDNPELYIAYFSYYYNLSREEKLMLLSPGQIDQIKQKERVFTLTDPEDPERVVGYLYSEIVFDEEKMDLGLKYLDEGLKRHPARLDMHLGKLHALDKISRYEAGKEALLEMLNLSVELDNRWLYQDGVPLEDGYAFMLENIQGWINHYFNLEEERVHDYIIEICQRMIQLYPDCVYAYNNLGAICYYKNDYPEALAYFRQAAACNPEDTIVIKNIAHLARTIGDRELALEYYGKLMEYGNEEEKEMAAEQIKLLEEANE encoded by the coding sequence ATGAAAAAGCGGATCGCGGTTATTTTTCTTGCCTTTATTATCTTTATCTTTGCCACGGTGATCAGGGCCGGTGATTACAAAGATACTTATGTCCGGTTGTTAAAGGCCGGTAAGTACGATGAATTACTTAAACACCTGACCGAATGGGAACAGGTCGATCCGGATAATCCTGAATTGTACATCGCTTATTTTAGTTATTATTACAATTTAAGCCGGGAAGAAAAGCTTATGCTTCTAAGTCCGGGCCAAATTGACCAGATCAAGCAGAAAGAAAGGGTTTTTACGCTAACCGATCCGGAGGACCCCGAGCGGGTGGTGGGGTATTTATACAGCGAGATTGTTTTTGATGAAGAAAAAATGGACCTGGGCTTAAAATATCTTGATGAAGGATTAAAAAGGCATCCCGCGCGGCTGGATATGCATCTGGGAAAGCTGCATGCTTTAGATAAGATTTCCAGGTATGAGGCGGGGAAAGAAGCCTTGCTGGAAATGCTCAACCTCTCCGTCGAACTTGACAACCGCTGGTTATACCAGGATGGGGTTCCGTTGGAAGACGGTTATGCCTTTATGCTCGAAAATATCCAGGGCTGGATTAATCACTATTTTAATCTTGAGGAGGAAAGGGTACACGATTATATAATCGAAATCTGCCAGCGGATGATCCAGCTCTATCCGGACTGTGTTTACGCCTACAACAACTTGGGCGCCATCTGTTACTATAAAAATGATTACCCGGAAGCGCTGGCGTACTTTCGGCAAGCCGCAGCCTGCAACCCGGAAGACACGATTGTGATTAAAAACATTGCCCATCTGGCCAGGACCATCGGCGACCGGGAATTGGCTTTAGAATACTATGGGAAATTAATGGAATACGGCAACGAGGAAGAAAAAGAAATGGCGGCCGAACAAATTAAGCTGTTGGAGGAGGCAAATGAGTAA
- a CDS encoding endonuclease MutS2, translated as MNERTYRVLEFEKILARLSTYASSSLGKELALKLRPSCQPDEIKRWQAETTEACRLFQSGEKVPLGGIHDLRAAFKKAGLGGVLSPEELAAVGDTCRAARLFKAFFRGENAELAPTLAALAAGLTAFPDLEREIEQAIEPEEGRVKDQASPLLSRLRAQIRTYQNRIRDKLETLVQGTETRKYLQEALITVRNGRYVIPVKQEYRQAIPGIVHDQSASGATLFIEPMAVVEINNQLRQVEAEEEQEVTRILAALSALVGDVAAPAQANLEILARLDLAFAKARYSQALAGTEPVINNEGYIRLLGARHPLLEGNVVPIDLELGRSFHTLVITGPNTGGKTVTLKTAGLLTLMAQSGLHLPASSGSEVGVFTGIYCDIGDEQSIEQSLSTFSAHMTNIIAILQEAKGEGCLVLLDELGAGTDPAEGATLAIALLEEFHRRGVRTIATTHYGDLKVFAYNTQGVQNASVEFDPQTLAPTYRLLIGLPGRSNAFAVASRLGLDPAIIDRARQLLSPGERRVEDLIGEIMKERQLLEQERHDASALRLRAQRDEQQLRAELAELKAKKEELLKAAREEARALVRETRREMDELLRSLQEAADQSTRSRLANQARAVLQKRLAELEEPLLPADEEYRGELEVGMRVRLAGLAQEGEIIDLNADSALVQSGSVRLWVERSKLTPLAGRKQKPEPGKIKMGALGQEKAKTISPELDLRGMTVEEALQVTDKYLDEALLAGLPWVRLIHGKGTGALRAAIAEYVKKHPRVSKHRWGETNEGGMGVTVVELQR; from the coding sequence TTGAACGAGCGGACTTACCGGGTTTTGGAGTTTGAAAAAATTCTGGCCCGGTTGTCGACCTATGCCAGCAGTTCTTTGGGGAAAGAATTGGCCCTGAAGCTTCGGCCGTCGTGTCAGCCGGATGAGATTAAAAGATGGCAAGCGGAGACGACGGAAGCTTGCCGTTTGTTCCAAAGCGGAGAAAAGGTTCCCCTCGGGGGGATTCATGACCTGCGGGCTGCTTTTAAGAAAGCCGGTCTGGGGGGTGTTTTGTCGCCGGAAGAGCTGGCGGCGGTGGGCGATACTTGCCGGGCCGCCCGTTTGTTCAAGGCTTTTTTCCGCGGGGAGAACGCGGAGCTGGCTCCTACTCTGGCGGCTTTGGCCGCGGGTTTGACGGCTTTTCCCGATTTGGAACGGGAGATTGAACAGGCGATCGAACCGGAAGAGGGGCGGGTGAAGGATCAGGCCAGCCCGTTACTTTCCCGGCTCCGGGCGCAGATCCGAACTTATCAGAACCGCATCCGCGATAAACTGGAGACACTGGTCCAAGGGACCGAAACCCGAAAGTACCTGCAAGAGGCCTTGATCACCGTACGGAACGGTCGTTACGTCATCCCGGTTAAGCAGGAGTACCGCCAGGCGATCCCGGGGATTGTGCATGACCAGTCGGCCAGTGGGGCCACTTTGTTTATTGAGCCCATGGCGGTGGTGGAGATTAACAACCAATTACGCCAGGTGGAGGCGGAGGAAGAGCAGGAAGTCACCCGGATCCTGGCGGCCCTTAGTGCGCTGGTGGGGGACGTGGCGGCTCCGGCCCAGGCTAATCTGGAGATTTTGGCCCGTCTGGACTTGGCTTTTGCGAAAGCACGGTACAGCCAAGCTTTGGCTGGAACTGAACCGGTGATTAACAATGAAGGGTATATCCGGCTCCTGGGGGCCCGCCATCCCCTGTTGGAAGGGAATGTGGTCCCCATCGATCTGGAACTGGGCCGCAGTTTTCACACGTTGGTCATCACCGGACCGAACACCGGCGGGAAGACGGTCACCCTGAAGACGGCCGGACTATTAACCCTGATGGCCCAGTCCGGGCTGCATCTGCCCGCGTCATCCGGCTCGGAAGTGGGGGTCTTTACCGGAATCTATTGTGATATCGGGGATGAGCAAAGCATTGAGCAGAGCCTCAGTACTTTTTCAGCCCACATGACCAATATTATTGCGATTTTGCAGGAAGCCAAGGGCGAAGGCTGCCTTGTCCTCCTGGATGAACTGGGGGCCGGGACCGACCCGGCCGAAGGGGCCACCCTGGCCATTGCCCTGCTCGAAGAGTTCCACCGGCGGGGGGTCAGGACGATCGCCACTACCCACTACGGAGACTTAAAGGTTTTTGCTTATAATACCCAAGGGGTTCAGAATGCGTCGGTCGAATTCGACCCCCAAACCCTCGCCCCCACTTACCGTTTGCTCATCGGCCTGCCCGGCCGTAGTAACGCTTTTGCGGTGGCTTCCCGTCTGGGGCTGGACCCGGCCATTATTGACCGGGCGCGCCAGCTCCTCTCCCCCGGGGAACGGCGGGTTGAAGACTTGATCGGCGAGATCATGAAAGAACGGCAGTTATTGGAGCAGGAACGGCATGATGCTTCTGCTCTGCGGCTGCGGGCCCAACGGGACGAACAACAATTACGAGCCGAGCTTGCGGAACTGAAGGCGAAAAAAGAAGAGCTCTTAAAAGCGGCGCGGGAGGAAGCCCGTGCCCTCGTGCGCGAAACCCGGCGGGAGATGGACGAACTGCTCCGGAGTTTGCAGGAGGCGGCGGACCAGAGTACGCGCAGCCGGTTGGCGAACCAAGCCCGGGCGGTGCTGCAAAAACGCCTGGCCGAACTGGAGGAGCCTTTACTGCCCGCTGACGAGGAGTACCGGGGCGAACTGGAGGTAGGAATGCGTGTTCGGCTGGCGGGGTTGGCCCAGGAGGGTGAAATTATTGATCTCAATGCGGATAGTGCGCTTGTTCAGTCCGGTTCAGTCCGCCTCTGGGTGGAACGGAGCAAACTTACACCGTTGGCCGGGCGGAAGCAAAAACCGGAACCGGGGAAGATCAAGATGGGCGCCTTGGGCCAGGAAAAAGCCAAAACCATCTCGCCCGAACTGGATCTCCGGGGGATGACCGTCGAGGAGGCGTTACAGGTTACCGACAAATACCTGGATGAAGCCTTACTGGCCGGGCTGCCCTGGGTCCGTCTGATTCACGGCAAAGGCACCGGTGCCTTGCGTGCCGCCATCGCCGAATATGTGAAGAAACACCCCCGGGTCAGTAAACACCGTTGGGGCGAAACCAACGAAGGCGGGATGGGGGTTACCGTGGTGGAACTGCAGCGGTAG